The following coding sequences lie in one Myxococcaceae bacterium JPH2 genomic window:
- a CDS encoding glycosyltransferase family 2 protein translates to MLVSLVIPVYNEIPTLAEILRRCAAVDFPKELVLVDDCSKDGSREFLQQLSEQGLGMLGATPQNRNELRVLFQEKNQGKGAALRRGFAEATGDIILVQDADLEYDPRDIPRVIQPIIDGEADVVFGSRFIGSPRRVLYYWHTVLNNLLTTLSNMTSGLNLTDMETCYKAFRTEVLRNVNVEEDRFGFEPEITAKVARGGWRVFEVPISYHGRTYEEGKKIGWKDGVRALYAIAKYSVKRS, encoded by the coding sequence ATGCTCGTGTCACTCGTCATCCCCGTTTACAACGAGATTCCCACCCTGGCGGAAATCCTCCGTCGCTGCGCTGCCGTGGACTTCCCCAAGGAGCTGGTCCTCGTGGACGACTGCTCCAAGGACGGGAGCCGGGAGTTCCTCCAGCAGCTGTCCGAGCAGGGCCTGGGGATGCTGGGCGCCACGCCGCAGAACCGCAACGAGCTGCGGGTGCTGTTCCAGGAGAAGAACCAGGGCAAGGGCGCGGCGCTGCGTCGGGGCTTCGCCGAAGCCACCGGGGACATCATCCTCGTGCAGGACGCGGACCTGGAATACGACCCGCGCGACATCCCCCGCGTCATCCAGCCCATCATCGACGGCGAAGCGGATGTCGTCTTTGGCAGCCGCTTCATCGGCTCGCCGCGGCGCGTGCTGTATTACTGGCACACCGTGCTCAACAACCTGCTCACCACGCTCTCCAACATGACGAGCGGGCTGAACCTCACGGACATGGAGACCTGTTACAAGGCCTTCCGCACCGAGGTCCTGCGCAACGTCAACGTGGAGGAGGACCGCTTCGGCTTCGAGCCGGAAATCACCGCCAAGGTGGCTCGCGGTGGCTGGCGCGTCTTCGAGGTGCCCATCAGCTACCACGGGCGCACCTACGAGGAGGGCAAGAAGATTGGCTGGAAGGACGGCGTGCGCGCCCTCTACGCCATCGCGAAGTACTCGGTGAAGCGAAGCTAG
- a CDS encoding putative ABC transporter permease, producing MLSRFLLYGCAGWVLEVLFTGAGAALKKDRSATSKTYLWMHPIYGLTALALEGVSERLKHLPRPVRALAYTAVIYAAEYGTGWTLRRLLGRCPWDYSHSGWNVNGLVRLDYAPAWYLTALAFEPVRDALLYATRSTARPTPAALPLGPGPGWAPTEAPPECLEQVAGTRDTARDEAASVMH from the coding sequence GTGCTCTCGCGATTCTTGCTCTACGGCTGCGCAGGCTGGGTGCTCGAGGTCCTCTTCACCGGTGCGGGGGCGGCCCTGAAGAAGGACCGGAGCGCCACGTCAAAGACGTACCTGTGGATGCACCCCATCTACGGCCTCACGGCGCTGGCCCTGGAGGGTGTCTCCGAGCGGCTCAAGCACCTGCCCCGGCCCGTGAGGGCGCTCGCCTACACCGCCGTCATCTACGCGGCCGAGTACGGCACCGGGTGGACGCTGCGCCGCCTGCTCGGCCGGTGCCCCTGGGACTACTCCCACAGCGGCTGGAACGTGAACGGGCTGGTGCGTCTGGACTACGCCCCGGCCTGGTACCTCACGGCGCTCGCGTTCGAGCCCGTGCGCGACGCGCTGCTCTACGCCACCCGCTCGACAGCGAGGCCCACGCCCGCCGCGCTGCCGCTGGGCCCGGGGCCCGGGTGGGCTCCGACCGAAGCGCCGCCTGAGTGCCTGGAGCAGGTCGCGGGCACGCGCGACACGGCTCGGGACGAGGCCGCGTCAGTGATGCACTGA
- a CDS encoding rod shape-determining protein, which yields MFDWLHTLFSRDLAIDLGTANTLIYIRGQGIVSNEPSVVAVQQDSRGGKKVLAVGKEAKEMLGRTPGNIVAIRPMKDGVIADFEITAAMLRYFIQSAHNRKTLVNPRIIIGIPSGITEVERRAVREAAANAGAREVYLIEQPMAAAIGAGLPVTEPSGNMIVDIGGGTSDVAVISLAGIVFAKSVRIGGDKLDEAIIQYVKRKYNLLIGERTAELIKMGIGTAYPTDEVMTMEIKGRDLVAGVPRTLTVSSDEVRDALAEPVNGIVEAVKLTLERTPPELAGDIADRGIVLAGGGALLKNLDTLLREETGLPVFLAEDPLSAVVIGAGKALESLDILRQVCQPG from the coding sequence ATGTTCGACTGGCTTCACACCCTGTTTTCGCGCGATCTCGCCATCGACCTGGGGACGGCGAACACGCTCATCTACATCCGCGGCCAGGGCATCGTGTCCAATGAGCCCTCGGTGGTCGCCGTGCAGCAGGACTCGCGCGGGGGCAAGAAGGTGCTCGCCGTGGGCAAGGAGGCCAAGGAGATGCTCGGCAGGACGCCGGGCAACATCGTGGCCATCCGTCCCATGAAGGACGGCGTCATCGCGGACTTCGAAATCACCGCCGCGATGCTGCGCTACTTCATCCAGAGCGCGCACAACCGCAAGACGCTGGTGAATCCGCGCATCATCATCGGCATCCCGTCTGGCATCACCGAGGTGGAGCGGCGCGCGGTGCGTGAGGCTGCGGCGAACGCGGGCGCCCGCGAGGTCTACCTCATCGAGCAGCCCATGGCCGCGGCCATTGGCGCGGGCCTGCCGGTGACGGAGCCGAGCGGCAACATGATTGTCGACATCGGCGGCGGCACGTCCGACGTCGCGGTCATCAGCCTCGCCGGCATCGTGTTCGCGAAGTCCGTGCGAATCGGCGGCGACAAGCTGGACGAGGCGATCATCCAGTACGTGAAGCGCAAGTACAACCTGCTCATCGGAGAGCGCACCGCCGAGCTCATCAAGATGGGCATCGGCACCGCGTACCCCACCGACGAAGTCATGACCATGGAGATCAAGGGTCGCGACCTCGTGGCCGGCGTGCCGCGCACGCTGACGGTCTCCAGCGACGAGGTGCGTGACGCGCTCGCCGAGCCCGTCAACGGCATCGTCGAGGCCGTGAAGCTCACCCTGGAGCGCACCCCGCCCGAGCTGGCCGGTGACATCGCGGACCGCGGCATCGTGCTCGCGGGTGGCGGCGCCCTCCTGAAGAACCTGGACACGCTGCTGCGCGAGGAGACGGGCCTCCCGGTGTTCCTCGCCGAGGATCCGCTCTCCGCCGTCGTGATTGGCGCGGGCAAGGCGCTCGAGTCGCTCGACATCCTCCGGCAGGTCTGCCAGCCAGGCTGA